One genomic window of Anaplasma centrale str. Israel includes the following:
- a CDS encoding peroxiredoxin, whose translation MDITEGGVAPEFVIKLEDGTAVPSSAYVGKKNIVLYFYPKDDTPGCTKEAEGFRDAHAEFAHLDTVIIGVSGDGVSSHANFRKKYQLPFELIPDEDSSLSELYGTWVKKHMFGKSYMGIERSTFLIDKHGKIRKIWRNVKVDGHVNAVLDAVKSL comes from the coding sequence ATGGACATAACTGAAGGGGGGGTAGCCCCAGAATTTGTAATCAAGCTTGAAGACGGCACCGCGGTGCCCTCCTCCGCATACGTGGGCAAGAAGAATATAGTTTTGTACTTTTACCCAAAGGATGATACACCCGGTTGCACAAAAGAGGCAGAAGGCTTTAGGGACGCGCACGCAGAGTTTGCGCACCTAGATACGGTGATTATCGGTGTTTCTGGCGATGGTGTGTCTTCTCATGCAAACTTTAGAAAAAAATACCAACTACCGTTCGAACTCATCCCAGACGAAGATTCCAGCCTGTCTGAGCTATACGGCACTTGGGTTAAGAAGCACATGTTTGGTAAGTCTTACATGGGTATTGAGCGGTCAACCTTCCTCATAGATAAGCATGGTAAGATACGGAAAATCTGGCGCAACGTGAAGGTTGACGGGCATGTGAATGCTGTATTGGATGCAGTGAAAAGCCTGTAG